CGCCGAGGCTGGGCACATCAACTAGTCACTCTATAGTTCTACGAAGAAAACATTTTCGAGTacgctgcacgctgctttTGCAGTCGCATCTGCATCCGCTGCACCACCGCAGCTTTCTCGCGGAGGATTCCAGCGTCTTCgggcgcgtgctgcagcgccaattCCAAGTCGTTCTTTgcttcctcgtcgcgcttcaTGCCAGAcaatgctgcagcgtgccgaaAATAGCCTTTGGCAAGATcggctgcgcacggcgcaccgGGCGCCTTGGacccgccgcgctccatgacctgcgacgcaagctGCAATGCGACTTCGTACCTAGGCGGCGTCATTTTCAGTGCACACAGTGCGCCGTTCAATTGCAAGGGCGTGCGCATGGCCGTGTACGCCTGCACAAACTCGGTGTTTCCAGCGTGCGAATCGGGCAAATGGGGGTTCACCATGAGATAGCGAAGCCCTTTTTGATACTTTTCTAAAGCAAGCGCCCACTTGCCTTGCGCGACAAGCCGAGCGCCGATCCCTTTCAGGTCTGtggcgatgcgcagtgCTTCTTCAGGTTTCTCCTCCAAATCCACGTTGTGGTCGTCGGGGAACGTCTCGTAGGTATCACCAGACTCATCTGGCTCAATGCCATAGTCAAACGCGGGGTCGCACACTTGGTTCGGCGCAAATTGGCCGCAGTCGCTAATCGTGATTTCCTGCGCCGGGCGGTCGTTCTCGCCTATCTGTGCATTCtcaatgcggcgcaccacaTTTTTTCCGCGCAACGCACGGCCAAAGACAACGTGCTTTCCGTCGAGATGAGGCGTCGGGACTGTCGTGATAAAGAACTGCGAGCCGTTTGTGTTTGGGCCAGCGTTGGCCATGCTCAGAAGAAAGGGCACATCGTGTTTCCCATCAAGCTTTTCATCCTCAAACTTTTCGCCGTAGATCGACTCGCCGCCTGTACCGTTTCCATTGGTAAAGTCGCCACCTTGTATCATAAAGTGGGGGATAACGCGGTGGAAAGCACTGCCTTTGTACGAGAGTGGCTTGCCAGCCTGGCCCGTGCCTTTTTCGCCCGTGCACAACGCGCGAAAGTTTTCGGCGGTTTTGGGCACTCTGTCCGCAAAAAGTTCGAGCACAACACGGTTCTcgcctgcgcgcgacggcgcgggCTCGCCGGCAAAGCAAATATCGAAATACACGACGGGGTTGCTCATGGTAAATTGGTGAGGGACGCTACGTGGAGTGGAGGTACTCTCTGCATGGAAAAATCGTCCGAATTCGATGggtgtgcacagcgcaaaTGCGGACGGACATCGATGCGCAATACGCGCATCACGCATCACGAAAGCGTGTGCTACAGCACGCTCGGCGAAAGTAATAGGCACTACTCGGGTTGTGTCTGCTTAGCCTACGAgctcgcttgcgcttcacTCTTTTGCTGCTGTGCGAGTTTCTTAGGTAAGACGGACGTGTACGCACCACTTGCATCACCTCGCCAACGACGCGCATATTATCTTGTTTCTTGTGAATATTGTCCTGCAATTGTTCCATGTTCTTGGTAACATAGGCCACCTTTTCCTTGTACAATTTCTGTGCATCCGCACGCGACTGCAATGAGCGCACAGATAACGTACCTTTTCCACGTAGTAGCCCGTACCGATATCAACAATCACCGTGTCGGGGTCACTGAGCCGCCCAGGAACATAGAGGGACGCTGTAAGTGGCAGTAGCGACACTTTATCTACAGGTCAGCGTTCCCACGGACGTACCCAAGCTGGCGGGCGAGATCTCCCCGACGCTCTCCAAGCAACTCTGGAACCGCGTCTGGGCGACTCTTAATTGCCCAAACATGACTGTGAATTGCTTGATTTCCAGCTCCAATTGCTTGCGCACATCAAGCAGCTAATATTAATACAAAAATTGCGCACCTGTTTCAAATCCAACTCCGTCACATCCACCTGTTTTTGCTGCGTGGATGTCATGATGCGAAGCAAGCGACCGCCGCATGTGGAGGTTACGGCCGAGCTTGCTGAACGTTGGGATGGGAGATGCTATGGCGTCGTGCTGTCTTTCATGAGCAGGTATGGTTACTACGGTGCATTGCGCGGAGGTCGCGGTGCAGATGTGTGCTCCATCCCATGTTCCGAGTAAAAGAAAGCGGAATCATCAGGTGGGCCCTCGGAAGTAGGTGGGACGGGCGACAAGAGTGAAGCGGTGCCTGGCGGCATTGCGAAAATGTCGTGGCAAAAGAGGATCAAATCCTCCATCGCGCAGTCCTCCTCGGCGGCAGACGCCAAATTGGACGAGACATAGTCCGCATCAAAGAGCACTACAGGGGAAAAGATGACGGCCAAATTCGACACCGTCATCATGTTTTTGGACGCGTGCGATGCGACATGCACCAAATGCAGAAGTAATGCACGCAGTGTGGACTGGTGGATCGGCGGCATGCGACGGATCCTGGACTTGAACATGGCGAATCCGTTGCGGATGtgctcttcgcgctcgtgcgTATACTTGACACGCTCCTCGACACGCATTGGCATCACAGCTTCTGGCAGTTGTCGCAAGTAGAGCTTCAAGATCCCAGCGACAGCTGCTGGATCTTCGTGCTTCATATCGAACTGGAACACGGACTCGTTCTGCTCAATCGCACTGGTAAGCTTCTGGATGTGCGCCAACTTGGCGTTCACGCGGTATATTCCCGCCGTCTGAAGAGAGCGCGGCTGCTCCATAAACTGGATGCATTTGCTGACAATCATGGGGGGCCGCACATTGGTCATAATCAAGCCCTGTTCCGTCATTGTGGACGGTGCGGTGGCGTCTCCATGCGAGAATGCGTAGTCAACCAGACTTGTGCCAAAGATGAGGTCGTTGTACGGGCCGTGCCAGTAGTTGATATATTGCACACAGTCCTCCGGAGCTAGCAGGCGCGTATTAGGCAGCCATTCTTCACAGATATGCTGCTCGTTCTCAAGGCCATCCAGCATGTGGTTGGCCAAGTGCTCGTCGTGCTTGTGCACAGAGTCGATCGATGTGCGTATCGAAAGTGTATCGTTGGCGTGCTGAACACACACTTTGCTCATTGTCAGTGCTAGATCACGCCGCCATTCAAGAATGCTGCTCGCTGCGGCAGAAAGTGCTTTTCTTCGACggatgcgcagcgtttcGAGATCAAAAATCGCCTTGCGGTAGGCCTTGTCCGACTCTTCCATGTCCCGCTTTGCCTTGGCAAGCTTGGTTACCAAAAGCTGTTGCGATTTTTGGTTTACGCTGAGAGACGGGGGTATGAGATCGTTGCGTGCTTGTGTGTGGGGCAATGCATTGTCGCTcacgtccagcgcggcgatccgcTCGCTTGACacgtcgagcatgcgcgaaAATAGCGCATTCAAGCGCTTGGGCGTCTTGTCCCACTCCTTTTTGCGCGGAAACTCAGCCGGTGAACTACGCACCTGCGCACTGGGCGAGCGTGTCAAAGAATTGGTCGATGAGTTCAAATCTTGGACGCCAGAGTGCGGGGAAGAGTTGTGCACTGCAAAAGATCGGTCCGTGGGCGTATGGGTAGCACTGCGGTCAATTACGGGTCGGATCGTATCGTTTTGTGCAAGTGGAATGCTTTCTTGCGGGGCTGGGGGCTCATGTGCGGTGGACAAAAgtatgcgctgctcttcaAGCGCACGTTGCTGGTGTCGATACATTTCCAGTTCCTCGCACCGTTTTTCGTACGTTTTGCGGATTCGGGGAAGTGTGCTCAGCCGCATATCATTATAATCGTCAacacacgcgcgcaaatctTCCTTAACGCGGCGCATCACACGCTCTTGAGCATGACGAAATTGAGCAATGGGCTGCAGCGTGGAGCATTTCCATTCTTTCAAGGCCTGCAAACGCAAATCAACAGCCCACATTTCGCTCAAACGAATATCGCCCCACGTGTTCCG
This is a stretch of genomic DNA from Malassezia vespertilionis chromosome 1, complete sequence. It encodes these proteins:
- the CPR6 gene encoding peptidylprolyl isomerase (COG:O; EggNog:ENOG503NXZR) gives rise to the protein MSNPVVYFDICFAGEPAPSRAGENRVVLELFADRVPKTAENFRALCTGEKGTGQAGKPLSYKGSAFHRVIPHFMIQGGDFTNGNGTGGESIYGEKFEDEKLDGKHDVPFLLSMANAGPNTNGSQFFITTVPTPHLDGKHVVFGRALRGKNVVRRIENAQIGENDRPAQEITISDCGQFAPNQVCDPAFDYGIEPDESGDTYETFPDDHNVDLEEKPEEALRIATDLKGIGARLVAQGKWALALEKYQKGLRYLMVNPHLPDSHAGNTEFVQAYTAMRTPLQLNGALCALKMTPPRYEVALQLASQVMERGGSKAPGAPCAADLAKGYFRHAAALSGMKRDEEAKNDLELALQHAPEDAGILREKAAVVQRMQMRLQKQRAAYSKMFSS
- the GIM5 gene encoding subunit of tubulin prefoldin (COG:O; BUSCO:EOG092655L0; EggNog:ENOG503P452), with amino-acid sequence MTSTQQKQVDVTELDLKQLLDVRKQLELEIKQFTVMFGQLRVAQTRFQSCLESVGEISPASLASLYVPGRLSDPDTVIVDIGTGYYVEKSRADAQKLYKEKVAYVTKNMEQLQDNIHKKQDNMRVVGEVMQVKLAQQQKSEAQASS
- a CDS encoding uncharacterized protein (EggNog:ENOG503Q53T; COG:T), which codes for MDAQLWHAESERHPSEQYLPVHSPSKTLGKKEAGMEPSELAAILLDAFKTLLSESESYVQYFELRFRLEEEHLRSLQAMLERQRDLDMHVNRKLSVTPGMLPDTNTLSGLRNTWGDIRLSEMWAVDLRLQALKEWKCSTLQPIAQFRHAQERVMRRVKEDLRACVDDYNDMRLSTLPRIRKTYEKRCEELEMYRHQQRALEEQRILLSTAHEPPAPQESIPLAQNDTIRPVIDRSATHTPTDRSFAVHNSSPHSGVQDLNSSTNSLTRSPSAQVRSSPAEFPRKKEWDKTPKRLNALFSRMLDVSSERIAALDVSDNALPHTQARNDLIPPSLSVNQKSQQLLVTKLAKAKRDMEESDKAYRKAIFDLETLRIRRRKALSAAASSILEWRRDLALTMSKVCVQHANDTLSIRTSIDSVHKHDEHLANHMLDGLENEQHICEEWLPNTRLLAPEDCVQYINYWHGPYNDLIFGTSLVDYAFSHGDATAPSTMTEQGLIMTNVRPPMIVSKCIQFMEQPRSLQTAGIYRVNAKLAHIQKLTSAIEQNESVFQFDMKHEDPAAVAGILKLYLRQLPEAVMPMRVEERVKYTHEREEHIRNGFAMFKSRIRRMPPIHQSTLRALLLHLVHVASHASKNMMTVSNLAVIFSPVVLFDADYVSSNLASAAEEDCAMEDLILFCHDIFAMPPGTASLLSPVPPTSEGPPDDSAFFYSEHGMEHTSAPRPPRNAP